One window of the Alphaproteobacteria bacterium genome contains the following:
- a CDS encoding lysophospholipid acyltransferase family protein codes for MRWATRKDWARAILVRVIPLWVWFVFHTNRWQRDIPDSVQRLIADGKPVIWCFWHGRMLLMPGFTPRDKPVHVLISQHRDGRLIAEAVQRMRLQTVTGSSSKGARAATLTLMRLLRNGDSICITPDGPRGPRMRARIGPVALAALSGAPVVPVSYSTTRAKFNRSWDRFLIPWPFGRAHLAVGEPIVLPQRADQATLAAARRRLEDSMNALTAAADRACGHEPIQPEALADESVLDADPFEAPQRASAA; via the coding sequence ATGCGCTGGGCAACACGCAAGGACTGGGCGCGGGCGATCCTGGTGCGGGTGATTCCGCTGTGGGTATGGTTCGTCTTCCACACCAACCGGTGGCAGCGCGATATCCCGGACTCGGTGCAGCGGCTGATCGCCGATGGCAAGCCGGTGATCTGGTGCTTCTGGCACGGCCGGATGCTGCTGATGCCCGGCTTCACCCCGCGCGACAAGCCGGTGCACGTGCTGATCTCCCAGCATCGCGACGGCCGCCTTATCGCCGAGGCGGTGCAGCGCATGCGGCTGCAGACCGTGACGGGATCGAGCTCCAAGGGTGCGCGCGCCGCCACGCTGACGCTGATGCGGCTGCTGCGCAACGGCGATTCGATCTGCATCACGCCGGACGGGCCGCGCGGGCCGCGGATGCGCGCGCGGATCGGGCCGGTGGCGCTGGCGGCGCTCAGCGGCGCGCCGGTGGTGCCGGTCAGCTATTCGACCACGCGCGCGAAGTTCAACCGCAGCTGGGACCGGTTCCTGATTCCCTGGCCGTTCGGCCGGGCGCACCTGGCCGTCGGCGAGCCGATCGTGCTGCCGCAGCGGGCCGATCAGGCCACGCTGGCGGCCGCTCGGCGCCGGCTCGAGGACAGCATGAACGCGCTGACCGCGGCGGCGGATCGGGCCTGCGGGCACGAACCGATCCAGCCGGAGGCCCTGGCCGACGAATCGGTGCTGGACGCCGACCCGTTCGAGGCGCCGCAGCGTGCCTCGGCCGCGTGA
- a CDS encoding 3-deoxy-D-manno-octulosonic acid transferase, with translation MIWPAYRAATTLAGPLVEAYLRRRERRGREDPARRGERRGAAGRPRPPGRLIWMHAASVGESLSVLPLVNRVLERDPAASVLVTTGTVTSARLMAERLPARALHQYVPVDRAAWVRRFLDHWRPDAALWVESEFWPNLVLETHRRGVPMALVNARMSDASARSWRRIPGAARALLRCFAVSLAQTDRVAGILAGLGAAPVRVVGNLKMAAAPLPADPVRLQALHSAIGARPVWLAASTHPGEERLVAEVHAALAPRIPDLLTLVAPRHPGRGAEVAALLRATGLGVARRSADEPIVGRTGFYLADTIGEMGLFYRLARAAFVGGSWIDRGGQNPYEPAQLGCPVLVGPAMWNFPEISGLLLDAGAARQVDGPAACAAALAELLQDSAAHDAMAAAAHRLVADQSGVLDRLEAALYDILYGAGPPPRRDPMPAGRSAGHARA, from the coding sequence ATGATCTGGCCGGCCTATCGCGCCGCGACCACCCTGGCCGGGCCGCTGGTCGAGGCCTATCTGCGCCGGCGCGAGCGCCGCGGCCGCGAGGATCCGGCGCGGCGCGGCGAGCGGCGCGGCGCGGCCGGCCGCCCGCGTCCGCCCGGCCGGCTGATCTGGATGCATGCCGCCAGCGTCGGCGAGTCGCTCAGCGTGCTGCCGCTGGTCAACCGCGTGCTCGAGCGCGATCCCGCCGCGTCGGTGCTGGTCACCACCGGCACAGTCACCTCCGCCCGGCTGATGGCGGAGCGGCTGCCGGCGCGCGCGCTGCATCAGTATGTGCCGGTCGACCGGGCGGCGTGGGTGCGCCGCTTCCTCGACCACTGGCGACCCGACGCCGCGCTGTGGGTCGAGTCCGAGTTCTGGCCCAACCTGGTGCTGGAGACCCATCGCCGCGGCGTCCCGATGGCGCTGGTCAATGCGCGGATGTCGGATGCCAGCGCCCGCAGCTGGCGCCGGATTCCCGGGGCGGCGCGCGCGCTGTTGCGCTGCTTCGCCGTCAGCCTGGCGCAGACCGACCGCGTCGCCGGCATCCTGGCCGGCCTGGGCGCCGCGCCGGTGCGTGTCGTCGGCAACCTGAAGATGGCCGCCGCGCCGCTGCCGGCCGATCCGGTCCGGCTGCAGGCGCTGCACAGCGCCATCGGCGCGCGCCCGGTGTGGCTGGCCGCCAGCACCCATCCGGGCGAGGAGCGCCTGGTGGCCGAGGTCCATGCCGCCCTGGCGCCGCGGATTCCCGACCTGCTGACCCTGGTGGCGCCGCGCCATCCCGGCCGCGGCGCCGAGGTTGCCGCGCTGCTGCGCGCGACCGGCCTCGGCGTTGCGCGCCGCTCCGCCGACGAACCGATCGTCGGCCGGACCGGATTCTACCTCGCCGACACCATCGGCGAGATGGGCCTGTTCTACCGCCTCGCCCGAGCCGCCTTCGTCGGCGGCTCGTGGATCGACCGCGGCGGGCAGAACCCGTATGAGCCGGCCCAGCTCGGCTGTCCGGTGCTGGTCGGGCCGGCGATGTGGAACTTCCCCGAGATCAGCGGGCTGCTGCTGGACGCCGGCGCGGCACGCCAGGTCGACGGTCCGGCCGCCTGTGCCGCGGCGCTGGCCGAACTCCTGCAGGACTCGGCCGCCCACGACGCCATGGCCGCGGCGGCGCACCGCCTGGTCGCGGACCAGTCCGGCGTGCTCGACCGGCTGGAGGCGGCGCTTTACGACATTCTCTACGGGGCGGGGCCGCCGCCGCGGCGGGACCCGATGCCGGCGGGCCGGTCGGCCGGCCATGCACGCGCCTGA
- the lpxK gene encoding tetraacyldisaccharide 4'-kinase, with the protein MHAPEFWSRRSGVALALAPLGALYGFGARLRQRLARPQACGLPVICVGNLTVGGAGKTPTAIALAEMLAEMGAAPHFLTRGYGGRLAGPVRVDPAVHSHVEVGDEPLLLAEVAPCWVSRDRVAGARAAAAAGAGALVMDDGFQNPHLAKTLSLVVVDGATGFGNGLVMPAGPLRERIGDGLARAGALVVVGSATAAVEATLDRLAAGLPRFGARFALDAAAAALAGRPVVAFAGLARPEKFFAAVGALGCRVVEARAFPDHHVYAPADIGRLQATAQAAGAMLVTTAKDHVRLPPAQRAAVARIDGRMVFDAPQRVRALLARACGRTP; encoded by the coding sequence ATGCACGCGCCTGAATTCTGGTCGCGCAGGTCGGGCGTTGCCCTGGCCCTGGCCCCGCTCGGCGCGCTCTACGGCTTCGGCGCGCGGCTGCGCCAACGGCTGGCGCGGCCGCAGGCCTGCGGCCTGCCGGTCATCTGCGTCGGCAACCTGACCGTCGGCGGCGCCGGCAAGACGCCGACCGCGATCGCGCTGGCCGAGATGCTGGCGGAGATGGGCGCCGCCCCGCACTTCCTGACCCGCGGCTATGGCGGCCGCCTGGCCGGCCCGGTGCGCGTGGATCCCGCGGTCCACAGCCATGTCGAGGTCGGGGACGAGCCGCTGCTGCTGGCCGAGGTCGCGCCGTGCTGGGTGTCGCGCGACCGGGTGGCCGGCGCTCGCGCCGCCGCCGCCGCGGGCGCCGGCGCGCTGGTGATGGACGACGGCTTCCAGAACCCGCACCTGGCCAAGACGCTGTCGCTGGTGGTGGTGGACGGCGCGACTGGCTTCGGCAACGGCCTGGTGATGCCGGCCGGACCGCTGCGCGAGCGCATCGGCGACGGCCTCGCCCGCGCCGGTGCGCTGGTCGTGGTCGGGTCCGCGACCGCGGCTGTCGAGGCGACGCTGGATCGGCTGGCCGCCGGGCTGCCGCGCTTCGGAGCCCGGTTCGCGCTCGATGCCGCGGCTGCGGCGCTGGCCGGCAGGCCGGTGGTGGCCTTCGCCGGGCTGGCGCGGCCGGAAAAGTTCTTTGCGGCGGTCGGTGCGCTGGGCTGCCGGGTGGTGGAGGCCCGTGCCTTTCCCGACCATCACGTCTATGCGCCGGCCGATATCGGGCGGCTGCAGGCGACGGCGCAGGCGGCGGGGGCGATGCTGGTGACGACGGCGAAGGACCATGTCCGGCTGCCGCCCGCGCAACGCGCGGCGGTCGCGCGGATCGACGGCCGCATGGTTTTCGACGCGCCGCAGCGCGTCCGCGCGCTGCTCGCTCGGGCGTGCGGGCGGACGCCTTAG
- a CDS encoding flagellar hook-basal body complex protein — MSLTGAFWISSTAMAAQGQALGAIGDNIANLNTGGYRRRDVNFSELLGHSDKFQAKSSGAKAGVTKRVETSGAYQVSDRGLNAAMNGRAMFVVSKDTGGADQYYTRFGAFEAKQDSTGTLRLATQNDYYLMGWPVADDGTVSTALQTIALPGRTQPLDAIESTSATVNDNLPALSSVGDQVTRSFSVYDAAGTLHNVDLVFENTGVNSWQVTASSTSGTIALATSPMPLTFDSSSGAITGTSSVALTGTWSNSESATIDVAFDGMTQWGEASAPRAVEVDGAPAGYVSSYYFDSDGFLNVAYSNGQVRPIYQIPGAVFRNASGLTEATGDVFKASQTSGAAALVDPQASELGKFLANTLELSNVDLAREMTNLIQTQRAYSTAATAFRTVDEMTTVVRDLT; from the coding sequence ATGAGCCTGACCGGCGCATTCTGGATCAGCAGCACCGCGATGGCCGCCCAGGGCCAGGCGCTGGGCGCCATCGGCGACAACATCGCCAACCTGAACACCGGCGGCTATCGGCGGCGCGACGTCAATTTCTCCGAGCTGCTCGGCCACAGCGACAAGTTCCAGGCCAAGTCGAGCGGTGCCAAGGCCGGCGTCACCAAGCGCGTGGAAACCAGCGGCGCCTACCAGGTGTCGGATCGCGGCCTCAACGCCGCGATGAACGGCCGGGCGATGTTCGTGGTGTCTAAGGACACCGGCGGCGCCGACCAGTACTACACCCGCTTCGGCGCCTTCGAGGCGAAGCAGGACAGCACCGGCACGCTGCGCCTGGCGACGCAGAACGACTATTACCTGATGGGGTGGCCGGTCGCGGACGACGGCACCGTGTCCACCGCGCTGCAGACCATCGCCCTGCCCGGCCGCACCCAGCCGCTGGACGCGATCGAGTCGACCAGCGCCACCGTCAACGACAACCTGCCGGCGCTGTCCAGCGTCGGCGACCAGGTGACGCGCAGCTTCTCGGTCTATGACGCCGCGGGCACGCTGCACAATGTCGACCTGGTGTTCGAGAACACCGGCGTGAACAGCTGGCAGGTGACCGCCAGTTCCACCTCCGGCACCATCGCGCTCGCCACCTCGCCGATGCCGCTGACCTTCGACAGCAGCTCCGGCGCGATCACCGGCACCTCGTCGGTCGCGCTCACCGGGACCTGGTCGAACAGCGAAAGCGCCACCATCGACGTCGCCTTCGACGGCATGACGCAGTGGGGCGAGGCCAGCGCGCCGCGCGCGGTCGAGGTCGACGGCGCCCCGGCCGGCTATGTCAGCAGCTATTATTTCGACAGCGACGGCTTCCTCAACGTCGCCTATTCGAACGGCCAGGTGCGGCCGATCTACCAGATTCCCGGTGCCGTGTTCCGCAACGCCTCCGGCCTGACCGAGGCCACCGGCGACGTGTTCAAGGCTTCGCAGACCTCCGGCGCGGCGGCGCTGGTCGACCCGCAGGCGAGCGAACTCGGCAAGTTCCTCGCCAACACGCTCGAGCTCAGCAACGTCGACCTCGCCCGCGAGATGACCAACCTGATCCAGACCCAGCGTGCCTACAGCACGGCGGCGACGGCGTTCCGGACGGTCGACGAGATGACGACGGTGGTCCGCGACCTGACCTGA